A single window of Bradyrhizobium daqingense DNA harbors:
- a CDS encoding S1C family serine protease, with translation MTAAIDVGEFVLAIGDSLNLGPSVSLGIVSALHRSCPGIANDDLIQSDALVEAGSSGGAMINLRGKLIGVVVARRGEGRSGFAFAVPADAILRLLATVRQEPPSQ, from the coding sequence ATGACGGCGGCTATCGATGTCGGAGAGTTCGTCCTGGCCATCGGTGACTCCCTCAATCTCGGGCCGAGCGTGTCTTTGGGGATCGTTTCGGCGCTCCACCGCTCTTGCCCCGGAATCGCCAACGACGATCTGATCCAATCGGATGCTCTGGTCGAGGCGGGGAGCTCCGGCGGCGCAATGATCAATCTGCGCGGCAAGCTGATCGGGGTCGTCGTCGCGCGCAGAGGCGAGGGGCGCAGCGGCTTTGCCTTTGCGGTGCCGGCCGACGCCATCCTGCGGCTGCTGGCGACGGTTAGGCAGGAGCCGCCTAGCCAATAG